Proteins encoded by one window of Procambarus clarkii isolate CNS0578487 chromosome 55, FALCON_Pclarkii_2.0, whole genome shotgun sequence:
- the LOC123755870 gene encoding zinc finger protein 271 has protein sequence MIIHAIRKPYQCSECLKDYAHKSGLISHMKTHTREKPYQCSVCLKEFVQNTHLVSHMRAHTGEKPYRCSVCRKDFTQKSYLVLHMRTHTGEKPYQCSECLKNFSQKSHLVSHMRSHTGEKPYHCSECLKGFAQKSGLITHIKTHTGEKPHQCSVCLKDFSKKDHLTSHMRIHTREKPFPCSMCIKVFSLKGALAIHMRTHTGEKPYKCSICLKGFSHNGNLVTHMRIHTGEKPYQCSMCVKNFSRKFHLISHMRTHTGEKPYQCSECLKDFSQKFHLMLHMRTHTGEKPFRCSVCQKDFSQKGDLVAHIKTHAEEKPYQCSLCLKAFSYKSSLVSHMKTHKGEKQNK, from the coding sequence ATGATAATTCATGCAATAAGGAAGCCATATCAGTGTTCAGAGTGTCTAAAAGACTATGCTCATAAATCAGGTTTAATATCAcacatgaaaactcacaccagggAAAAACCATATCAATGTTCAGTGTGCCTAAAAGAGTTTGTCCAGAATACACATTTAGTATCTCACATGAGAGCTCACACTGGAGAAAAGCCGTATCGTTGTTCAGTGTGTCGAAAAGACTTTACACAAAAATCTTATCTAGTATTACACATGAGaactcatacaggagagaaaccatatcagtgtTCAGAGTGTCTAAAAAACTTTTCTCAAAAATCTCATCTAGTATCACACATGAGAAGTCACACAGGAGAAAAACCTTATCATTGTTCAGAGTGTCTAAAAGGTTTTGCACAGAAATCTGGACTAATAACACATATAAAAACTCACACAGGAGAAAAACCACATCAGTGTTCAGTATGTTTAAAAGACTTTTCAAAAAAAGATCACCTGACATCTCATATGAGAATTCACACTAGAGAAAAACCCTTTCCCTGTTCAATGTGCATAAAAGTATTTTCATTAAAAGGTGCTCTAGCAATACATATGAGAACTCATACAGGAGAGAAGCCATATAAGTGTTCAATATGCCTCAAAGGATTCTCACACAATGGTAATTTAGTAACACACATGCGAATTCATactggagagaaaccatatcagtgtTCAATGTGTGTGAAAAACTTTTCACGAAAGTTTCATCTAATATCACACATGAGaactcatacaggagagaaaccatatcagtgtTCAGAGTGTCTAAAAGATTTTTCACAAAAATTTCATCTAATGTTACATATGAGAACAcacacaggagagaaaccatttcGATGCTCAGTATGCCAAAAAGACTTTTCTCAAAAAGGCGACTTAGTTGCACATATTAAAACTCATGCAGAagagaaaccatatcagtgtTCATTGTGTCTTAAAGCATTTTCTTATAAGTCTAGTTTAGTATCACATATGAAAACCCACAAAGGAGAGAAACAGAATAAGTGA